The Sneathiella sp. P13V-1 nucleotide sequence CCTGTTGGGCGGTAAAGATCTCTCAGAAATTCCGCGTGCAGTAGTTCATGAACTGGTCGCCTACTTGCCGACAAATGGAAACATTTTTCATGGCACCATTCTTGAGAACCTGACCACCTTCCGCAAAGGGCGTTACATCGATGAAGCGATGGCTCTGTCAGAGGAGTTGGGTCTTGATGAGGTTATCAAACGCCTTCCCTTCGGATATGACACGGTTGTTGGTGACGGTGCCGCGGACGGGCTTCCAGGTGGCATTCGCCAGCGTATTTCCATTGCACGCGCGCTTGTCAGCAAGCCAAAACTCATTCTGTTTGATGAGGCCAACACCTCCTTGGATGCCCATGGTGACGAAATCCTGAAAAAGGCGATGCAAAACCAACAGGGCAAAGCAACCATTCTTCTTGTAAGTCACCGCCCATCACTGCTGAAAATTTCCAATCAGGGTTTCCGAATTGAAAACAGCCAATTAACTCCGGCTTCTGTTGAGGATTTGACCAGCTTTGGCACTCCTCAAAAGAAACAAACCCCAAACATAAAGGTTGTTTAAGCAATGGCGTATCTTGAAGCACATAAAGGATCGCCCAGCGCAAATAACTGGGGTGTAAACAGCCAATATGCCGCATGCCTCTCCCCGCTGCTGGAGGCATTGGGGTGGCGCGGGGAAGATGAGCAGGTGATTGAAGCCATGCCTCACTTCAAGAACACCATGGACCTGCTTGATTTTCGCAGCATCATGGCGAACCTGCACTATGAAAGCCATCAGGAAAAAACGTCACTGGGTAAAATTGACAGCCGCCTGTTCCCGTGTCTTTTTGATCCGAAAAAAGGATCGGTGAAGCTGTTAATCTCTGAAGATGAAAACGGCATTCTGGCTTATGACGCTGCGCTACAGGATTACGTAAGAATTACCAAACGCCTGGAGATCTGGTCTCAAGGAAACGCATATTTCTTCAGGCCCATCCCCAAGGAAACAATCGGTCAGTGGAATTCGAGCAAGAACTGGTTCCGCGCGATCATGAGCAGGTTCAAACCCCTGATCAAACAAATCTTGGTGATGACTTTCCTGTTAAACGTTCTCGCCCTGGCAACGCCTCTTTTTGTAATGGCGGTCTATGACATGGTTATTGGCTCGCAGTCCGTTGATACCCTCAAATTTCTTCTTATCGGTATTGGCATCGCCTTGCTTTGCGATATGTTTTTGCGAACGACACGCGGAAGGATGTTGGCCCATATTGGGGCGCGACTGGACTATATTGTTGGCAGCACGGTTCTTCAAAAGATCTTGTCACTGCCCATCTCCCAAACAGAACGCAGCTCACTGGGATCCAAACTGGCGCGGTTCCGCGAATTTGACATGATCCGGGAATTCTTTATTGGCCCCATGTCCATGGCATTGCTGGAACTGCCCTTTGTTTTCGTTTTCCTCATTGCCGTTGGGTTCATCGGCGGACCGCTTGTCATTATTCCGATTTTGATGCTGGTAATCTATTTCCTGACCGCCTTGATTGTCCTGCCTATCATACAAAAACGGACAACCGAAGATCTTGGCTACACAGCCTCAAAAGGAGCGTTTGTCGTTGAGTGCTTTAATAACATGCGATCCATCAAACAGCTGGGCGCGGAAGAGATCTGGCTAGAGCGATACAGAGACATCTCAGCGGGCAATGCAATCTCCGGTATTCGCAATAACATGATTGGTGCAACGACCCAGACTTTTGCCCATGTGGTTATGATCATGTCTGGTGTCCTGACCCTTACCTTTGGGATTGACCGTGTGTTCAATCAGGACATGTCTG carries:
- a CDS encoding peptidase domain-containing ABC transporter, which codes for MAYLEAHKGSPSANNWGVNSQYAACLSPLLEALGWRGEDEQVIEAMPHFKNTMDLLDFRSIMANLHYESHQEKTSLGKIDSRLFPCLFDPKKGSVKLLISEDENGILAYDAALQDYVRITKRLEIWSQGNAYFFRPIPKETIGQWNSSKNWFRAIMSRFKPLIKQILVMTFLLNVLALATPLFVMAVYDMVIGSQSVDTLKFLLIGIGIALLCDMFLRTTRGRMLAHIGARLDYIVGSTVLQKILSLPISQTERSSLGSKLARFREFDMIREFFIGPMSMALLELPFVFVFLIAVGFIGGPLVIIPILMLVIYFLTALIVLPIIQKRTTEDLGYTASKGAFVVECFNNMRSIKQLGAEEIWLERYRDISAGNAISGIRNNMIGATTQTFAHVVMIMSGVLTLTFGIDRVFNQDMSVGALVATMALVWRMMAPAQTVFLAMTRLNQIGISITRLNQLFTLKSESNPYAASRLKKFKGLITFSRVSFRYTAEQDPAVMGLDLQIAPGEVVAFAGSNSSGKSTVIKLLAGLYQPQVGRIAIDGIDIRQIDPIELRKSIGYMPQYAEFFHGTVRQNLLLAQSNASEAQIHEALEMANLTEDVAKLPEQLDTRIGDQTLHQLPAGFLQRLSLARAILTDSKIMIFDEPGNMLDEEGDRAFLDAVEKMRGKATIIIITHRPSHMRVADRVVLMNRGMVQTIGPASTVIPLIFEGA